The Vannielia litorea genome segment CAGGTGCCGCAAAGGCCGAAGGTGCAGCCCGAGGGGATGCCCAGCCCTGCCGCCCGCGCCACGGCGAGCACGGTATCTGTCTCGCGGCAGGTGCGGCTCACACCGGAGAGGCCGAAGGTCACCTCTGCCGTTTCCGCCGCCTCGGGAACGACATCGTCATGCTCGGGGATGTCCTCCACCGTCTCCACCGGGGCTTTGAAGCTCTCCTGATGGTAGCGCTCCATTTCGTAGCCCATGCCCTGGAGCGCCTCGCGCACGGCAGTCATGAAGGGCTCCGGGCCGCAGCAGAACACCTCGCGGTCGAGATAGTCGGGCGCCATCAGGCCGAGCATGAGCTGGTTCACCTGCCCCTGATAGCCGGTCCACGGGCGATAGCGGTCGGCCTCTTCGACCACCCATTTCAGCACGATGCCCGGCACCCGGCTGGCCATGTGCTCCAGCCGCTCGCGAAAGATGATCTCGGAGGGGCGCTTGGCGCAGTTGATGAAGACGATGTCGGGCTCGGTGCCGATATCCCACATGAAGGTGGTCATCGCCATCGACGGGGTGATGCCGCTGCCCGCTGAGATGAAGAGATACTTCTTCGCCGGGTGGTTCATGTGGCTGAACAGCCCCGCCGGGCCGAAAGCGCGGATCTGCATGCCGGGCTTCAGGTGATCGAGCATCCAGCGGGTGCCGATGCTGCCTTCCTGCGCTTTCACCGTGACCGAGATCGACCGGGGCCGGGAGGGCGAGGAGGAAATGGTATAGGTGCGGTGCACCAAGCCCTGCGGCGTGGGCAGCTCAAGGGTGATGAACTGGCCCGGCAGATAGTCGAAAATCGCCCCCGAAGGCGCGCGGAAGGCAAAGCTTGCGGTGTTGGGCACCTCGGGGATGACGGCCACGCATTCGAGCGGCTCGCTGTCTTTCCAGATGCTCTGGCCGGTGATCGGGGTCAGGTCGTTCATGCGCCCTACTCCGCCGCCACGCGCAGCGGTGGCAGGGCGCGGGCCAGCGTGGCGCAATACCACGCGACGAACTGGATCACCCCGTCTTCCTGCACCGCCGAATAGGGCCCCGGCTCATAGACCGGCGAGTTGATGCCACGCTGGTTGTTCTCGACCACTTCGCGGTCTTCGTCGTTGGTGTGGGTCCAGACCTCGGTAAGGCGCTTGAGGTCGTAATCCACGCCTTCGACCGCGTCCTTGTGGACCAGCCATGTTGTGGTGACACGGGTCTCCATCGGCGAGATCGGGGTCACGCGGAAGGTGATGGAGTGGTCGCTCAGAAAATGGTTCCAGGTGGTGGGGTAGCTGAAAAGCAGCAGCGTACCCGCATCCCGCGCCGGGATGTGGCCGAGCCGCTTGGTTACGGCGATCTTGCCGTCCATCGTGTAGCTCTCCGCCCCTTCGAGCAGCGGCATCCGCGCAACACGGTAGGTGCCCTGCGGGTCAAGGAAGAAACGCGATGGCGCGCCCATGCCCTCCAGCCGCGCGAAATGCGCCTCGACGGGGGCCGGACAGCTGC includes the following:
- a CDS encoding hybrid-cluster NAD(P)-dependent oxidoreductase; amino-acid sequence: MNDLTPITGQSIWKDSEPLECVAVIPEVPNTASFAFRAPSGAIFDYLPGQFITLELPTPQGLVHRTYTISSSPSRPRSISVTVKAQEGSIGTRWMLDHLKPGMQIRAFGPAGLFSHMNHPAKKYLFISAGSGITPSMAMTTFMWDIGTEPDIVFINCAKRPSEIIFRERLEHMASRVPGIVLKWVVEEADRYRPWTGYQGQVNQLMLGLMAPDYLDREVFCCGPEPFMTAVREALQGMGYEMERYHQESFKAPVETVEDIPEHDDVVPEAAETAEVTFGLSGVSRTCRETDTVLAVARAAGLGIPSGCTFGLCGTCKIRKTAGEVHMVHNGGISDDDIAEGYILACCSHPIGAVEVEV